DNA from Kitasatospora acidiphila:
CGCCCGGCCGCATGGGCGCCGGTCGCCGTGCTGAACCTGTTCGCGATGACGGTCTTCCTCTGGCACCAGACCGCGATGATGGCGGTCACCGTGATCGGCCTGTGCGTCGCCGGCCCGCTGCCCGGCCTGCACACCGCACCCGACGGCGCCGGCTGGGTGCTCGCCCGGCTGGCCTGGCTGCCGGTGTTCGCGCTGGCACTGCTCGGGTGCTGGGCCGCCTTCCACAGCCATGAGCGCGGCCACCGCCCTGAGCGTGCCCGCCGCCGGCGGCAGCACGGCCGGCAGCGGAGCCGCACGCCCGAGCCGGCTCGCGACCAAGAGCCTGACTGCGGCCAAGGGCCGGACCGTCCCGCGTCCGTGGCCGGTCGGGCCCTGTCGCCGGCGGTGCCGCATGCCTAAGGTGGATCTTGGAAAGCGGGGGGACATGACCGAACGATGGGCAGCCGCACTGCGGGCGCTGCTGCACAGCCTGCGTGACGACCTGTGGACGCCGGCCGTCACGCGGCCGTCGCGCACCAGGCGACTGGGCGGGGACTGGTACCCGGCCATCCTGGTACCGGTGCTGCTGGCCGCCTTCGGCCTCTGCATCGCCGGGGCGAACTCCTTCATGATCCGCTACGGCATGAGCTATCCGCTCGGCCTGCCGCTGGCCATCCTCCAGGCGTCCGTGCTGGTGGTGGCGCTGTCCCGGCCGCACCTGGCCTGGTGGCTCTCGCTGCTGACGCTGCTGGTGGCCGCGCCCTACTCCGTGCACGCCGGCCCCGCACTGTCCGGCCCGTTCGACATCCCGACCCTGCTCACGCAGGCCGTCCTGCTGTTCCTGCTGGCCCTGCAGGTGCGACTGCGCGTGGCGGCCGAAATGCTGGCGGCCTTCGTCCTGCTGGACCTCCTCACCGGCCTGTTGGCCCACCCGGGCAACGGCAAGCCGCTGCTGATCTTCCAAATCATCGCCACGGTCCTCGGCGCCGCCCTGCACGGCCGCCAGGAAGCCCGCAACGAGCTGGTCGTCCAGGAGGAGCTCAACGCCCAGGAGCGGGCCCAGCGCACCCTGTTGGAGGAGCGCAGCCGGATCGCCCGCGAGCTGCACGACGTGGTCGCCCACCACATGTCGGTGATCTCGGTACAGGCGCAGGTCGCCGTGCACCTGGCGGAGAACCCTTCCGACGAGCTCAAGGAGAGCCTCGCGGGCATCCGCGGCAGCGCCGTCGATGCACTGGCCGAACTGCGCCGGGTGCTCGGGGTGCTGCGCGCGGAGGACCCCAGCGCGGAGACCACCCGGCACGCCCCGCAGCCCACCCTGGCCCGCCTGGACGAGCTGTTCGCCAAGGTGCGCGCCGCCGGACTCACCGTCGGCACCGAGACCACCGGCCGCCCGCTCCAGCTGGCTCCGGGGGTCGACCTCTCGGCGTACCGGATCGTGCAGGAGGCGCTCAGCAACGCGATCCGGCACGCACCCGGTGCCGCGGTGCGGGTGGAGCTCGGCTACCAGGCCGGCGGCCTCACCATCCGGGTGGTCAACAGCGCGCCGAAGCGCCCGGCCCCGCCCAGCCCGGGCAGCGGGCACGGCCTGCTCGGCATGCGCGAGCGGATCGCCATGGTGGGCGGCGAACTGGCCACCGGGCCCACCCCGGACGGCGGTTACGAGGTCACCGCCGTCCTGCCCAGCACCGCCACGCCCGCTACGGACACCCTTGAGGACGCCCTGTGACCGACATCCGCGTACTGATCGCCGACGACCAGATGATGATCCGTCAGGGCTTCACCGTGCTGCTCAACGCCGAGCCCGACATCGAGGTGGTGGGTCAGGCCGTGGACGGCCGCGACGCCGTCGCCAAGGTGGCCGAACTCGCCCCCGACGTCGTCCTGATGGACATCCGGATGCCCGAGCTCGGCGGCATCGAGGCCACCCGTCTGATCACCGAGCCGCCGGGCGCCACCGTCAAGGTCCTGGTGCTGACCACCTTCGACCTCGACGAGTACGTCTACGAGGCCCTGCGGGCGGGTGCCTCCGGCTTCCTGCTCAAGGACGCCTCGGCCGCCGAACTCGCCCAGGCAGTCCGGGTGGTGGCGGCCGGCGAGGCGCTGCTCGCGCCGAGCGTGACCAGGCGCCTGATCGCCGAGTTCTCCCGCACCACCAGCGCCCCCAAGGCCCCGCTCAAGGACCGCGTCGGCGACCTGACGGAACGGGAGACCGAGGTGCTCTCGCTCATCGCCCAGGGCCTGTCCAACGCGGAGATCGCCGCCACCCTGCTGGTCGCCGAGCAGACCGTGAAGACCCACGTCAGCCGGATCCTGGTCAAGCTGGGCCTGCGCGACCGCACCCAGGCGGCGGTCTTCGCCTACGAGACGGGCCTGGTGCGGCCCACCGGCTACTGAGTAGCCGTCACACGCCTAGCCGAGCGCGTCCAGGGCGGCCAGGACGTCGGCCGGTTCGGCGCGCACGGTGTAGTCGGCGGCCACGAACGTCCAGCGGATGACGCCGGTGCGGTCGATCACGAAGGTGGCCGGCAGCGGCAGGGTGCGGGAGTGGCCGGCGTTGACCCGCTCCAGGTCGAAGCCCCACTGGTCGTAGAGGGCGCCCAGTTCGTCGGAGAGGTCGAAGGCGATGCCGAACCGCGCCGCGACCTCGGAGCCGAGGTCGCTGAGCACGTCGAAGGCCAGCTGCTCCTTCTCGGCCAGGGTCAGGCTCTCGTCGGGGATCTGCGGCGACACGGCCACCAGGCGGGCGCCGCGGGCGGTGATCGCGTCGTGCTGCTCCTGGAGGGCCCGCAGCGCGAGGTTGCAGAACGGGCACCAGGCGCCGCGGTAGAAGGTCACCACCACCGGCCCCTCGGCGAGCAGTTCGTCCAGGGCGAGCTGCCGACCGGTGGCGGTGGGCAGCGTGAACCGCGGCGCCGGGGCGCCCACGCCGAGTGCGCGCTCCGCGAGGCCGGAGGCGGCCAGCTCGTTCCCGTTGCGGTCCATGATCTCGGCGAGCTCCGCCGGAATGATCCGGCGTCCGTCTTCGTACACGCCACGCAGCTGTTCGTGAAGGCTCACAGGTGCCGCCGTTTCTCTGATGGAGCGTCTTGCTCGGGTGTCGTGATCCATGAACTTGAACCAGTCGTTCCAGGATGACCATTCGTCAGATCCCACGTCAAGGACTATCTTGGAACAATCATTTCAAGTACCCGAGAGCGGTCCGACATGCCCGACATCAAGCACTTCGACCCGGAGCTTGCGCTGGAGCGCGCCGAGAAGCTGTTCTGGCAGCGCGGCGCGGCCGAGGCATCGATCCAGGACGTCGTCGCCGCCACCGGCCTGAACCGCTCCAGCCTCTACGCCACCTTCGGCGGCAAGCAGCAGCTCTACCTCGCCGCCATCCGCCGCTACCTGCACCGCCGCGCCCAGCCCGCCTTCCGCCACCTCGCCGACGACGACCGGGGCCTGCCCGCCGTGCGGGACTTCTTCGCCGGGCTGATCGAGGTGCGCTGCTCCGGCGAGCACGCGGGCTGGGGCTGCATGGTCGTCAACGCCCACCTGGGCGGCGAACACCAGGACCCGGCGGTCCAGGCCCTC
Protein-coding regions in this window:
- a CDS encoding sensor histidine kinase, with amino-acid sequence MTERWAAALRALLHSLRDDLWTPAVTRPSRTRRLGGDWYPAILVPVLLAAFGLCIAGANSFMIRYGMSYPLGLPLAILQASVLVVALSRPHLAWWLSLLTLLVAAPYSVHAGPALSGPFDIPTLLTQAVLLFLLALQVRLRVAAEMLAAFVLLDLLTGLLAHPGNGKPLLIFQIIATVLGAALHGRQEARNELVVQEELNAQERAQRTLLEERSRIARELHDVVAHHMSVISVQAQVAVHLAENPSDELKESLAGIRGSAVDALAELRRVLGVLRAEDPSAETTRHAPQPTLARLDELFAKVRAAGLTVGTETTGRPLQLAPGVDLSAYRIVQEALSNAIRHAPGAAVRVELGYQAGGLTIRVVNSAPKRPAPPSPGSGHGLLGMRERIAMVGGELATGPTPDGGYEVTAVLPSTATPATDTLEDAL
- a CDS encoding response regulator, encoding MTDIRVLIADDQMMIRQGFTVLLNAEPDIEVVGQAVDGRDAVAKVAELAPDVVLMDIRMPELGGIEATRLITEPPGATVKVLVLTTFDLDEYVYEALRAGASGFLLKDASAAELAQAVRVVAAGEALLAPSVTRRLIAEFSRTTSAPKAPLKDRVGDLTERETEVLSLIAQGLSNAEIAATLLVAEQTVKTHVSRILVKLGLRDRTQAAVFAYETGLVRPTGY
- a CDS encoding peroxiredoxin-like family protein gives rise to the protein MDHDTRARRSIRETAAPVSLHEQLRGVYEDGRRIIPAELAEIMDRNGNELAASGLAERALGVGAPAPRFTLPTATGRQLALDELLAEGPVVVTFYRGAWCPFCNLALRALQEQHDAITARGARLVAVSPQIPDESLTLAEKEQLAFDVLSDLGSEVAARFGIAFDLSDELGALYDQWGFDLERVNAGHSRTLPLPATFVIDRTGVIRWTFVAADYTVRAEPADVLAALDALG
- a CDS encoding TetR/AcrR family transcriptional regulator, translating into MPDIKHFDPELALERAEKLFWQRGAAEASIQDVVAATGLNRSSLYATFGGKQQLYLAAIRRYLHRRAQPAFRHLADDDRGLPAVRDFFAGLIEVRCSGEHAGWGCMVVNAHLGGEHQDPAVQALLAEHHRQLRDALHTALETARRAGQLAPHVATGAAAETLALLAYGVNLHSRTGADAPTLLRTVTGTLALLEP